One region of Opitutaceae bacterium genomic DNA includes:
- a CDS encoding transposase: MADCMHGPTLRTGGNAGAQRTYLFALLDDCSRLCVHGQFYEHERLEGFLDALRRALQTRGLPEKLYTDNGAAFRSQHLAVVCANLGIRLIHAKPYHSWSKGKIERFFSTVQTQFLPPLVFTPVHSIDELNRRFWQWLESGYHQHVHSALAGEAPAQRFARLGTALRLLDANAPLDRLFFMRVERRVRKDATFSLEAGLWEVAAHLRGQLITVRFDPVSLARVEVWLGERFIGLAVRCDKHRNAKIPFVTNDYERETH; the protein is encoded by the coding sequence ATGGCCGACTGCATGCACGGGCCGACGCTGAGGACCGGGGGGAATGCAGGGGCGCAGCGCACGTATTTGTTCGCGCTGCTCGACGACTGCTCGCGGCTGTGCGTGCACGGGCAGTTTTACGAGCACGAACGCCTGGAGGGTTTCCTGGATGCGCTGCGGCGGGCGCTCCAGACCCGCGGGCTGCCGGAGAAACTCTACACGGACAATGGAGCGGCGTTCCGCAGCCAGCATCTGGCGGTCGTGTGTGCGAACCTCGGCATCCGCCTGATCCACGCGAAGCCGTACCACAGCTGGTCGAAGGGCAAGATCGAGCGGTTCTTTTCCACGGTGCAGACCCAGTTCCTCCCGCCGCTGGTGTTCACGCCGGTGCACTCCATCGACGAATTGAACCGGCGGTTCTGGCAGTGGCTGGAGAGCGGGTACCATCAACACGTGCACTCGGCCCTGGCCGGCGAGGCACCGGCGCAGCGCTTCGCACGGCTGGGCACGGCGTTGAGGCTGCTGGATGCGAACGCGCCACTCGACCGCTTGTTCTTCATGCGGGTGGAGCGGCGGGTGCGCAAGGATGCGACCTTCTCGCTGGAAGCGGGCCTTTGGGAGGTGGCGGCGCATCTGCGCGGGCAGCTCATCACGGTGCGTTTCGATCCGGTGAGCCTGGCCCGGGTGGAGGTCTGGCTGGGCGAGCGGTTCATCGGGCTGGCGGTGCGCTGTGACAAGCACCGCAACGCGAAAATCCCCTTCGTGACCAACGACTATGAGCGCGAAACCCACTGA
- a CDS encoding AAA family ATPase, with protein sequence MGKSTLLHRWSERLSPKQYRFVRMTHGSLAHSDLLRHLVKLGGREPKYRKGDNVGLLSELWQEWAPVWPVLVIEEAQDLSVAALEELRLLTCARTDAAPPFSLILCGDEDLLGRLELNVNRALVSRLGFCLHLAPWPAESFSEYLHERLAEVGIHSSPFEPAAETLLLQSGQGLPRTLNALLQRAMEQAALANRRVVTTADVQFALDALPWLARIRPS encoded by the coding sequence GTGGGGAAAAGCACCCTGTTGCACCGCTGGAGCGAACGGTTGAGCCCCAAGCAGTATCGCTTCGTGCGGATGACGCACGGCTCGCTGGCCCACTCCGATCTGCTGCGTCACCTGGTGAAACTCGGTGGCCGGGAGCCGAAGTACCGCAAGGGCGACAACGTCGGCCTGCTGAGCGAACTGTGGCAGGAGTGGGCTCCGGTGTGGCCGGTGCTCGTCATCGAGGAGGCGCAGGATCTGTCCGTGGCCGCACTGGAGGAACTGCGCCTGCTCACCTGCGCCCGCACCGACGCGGCCCCGCCGTTCTCCCTGATCCTCTGCGGGGACGAGGATCTGCTCGGTCGCCTGGAACTGAATGTGAACCGCGCCCTGGTGTCGCGGCTGGGCTTCTGCCTTCATCTGGCCCCCTGGCCCGCGGAGAGTTTTTCCGAGTACCTGCACGAGCGCCTGGCCGAGGTCGGCATCCACTCCAGCCCCTTTGAGCCGGCCGCCGAAACCCTGCTGCTGCAATCGGGACAGGGGCTGCCGCGCACGCTCAACGCCCTTTTGCAGCGCGCCATGGAGCAGGCAGCCCTGGCGAACCGGCGCGTTGTCACCACCGCGGATGTCCAGTTCGCCCTCGATGCGCTGCCGTGGCTGGCGCGAATCCGTCCGTCGTGA